The nucleotide window AGTGGCTATGACCTGAGCTTCCCAAGCTTAGAACCCGGGTTCGAATCCCGGCAGTCGCATTGAAAAATCATTGAGACTAAGTCGTTTTTAAATTAAGCTTTTTAAATTAAATTTTTTTAAATTAAATTTTTTTAAATTTAAAATTATTATTTTGGTAAATAATTATAGATATATCATTAGATCCTATATTTTTTTATGAACTGCCCAAAATGTAATAGTTCCACTCACAATTGGAGAAGTGATGATAGATCACTGGAGGGCATATGCAGAAAAGGTACGCAATTCACTATATGGTTTAACGATATCGGAATATAAAGCCACTAGTTGACTTAACAAAGACGGTTATTTGATAGCCAGCAGTCTTTGCTTGTAGGCATGAGTACTCTTATTGTCTATTCGACTAAGTTTTAGGTTTCTTCAACTCTCTCCAGCCATCTTTTCTTCTATATATGTAACATACAAAATCAATGAGATATGCAGTTAATTAGGAGCCATCGTAGAACAAAATTATTAACAGGTTTCTACTGGATGCTTTAATTTTCAAGATCATTATTACCAATTAAAAATTAACTTTATGAAAAGTTTGCCTAATCTATTCTGTGACAATTATTTAGTATAATATTCTGGGTTAACTATGATTCAGTACCCACATCTTGTTATATATCGTAGCTTTTTTTGAGTTTATTTGAGATCTTAGAAATTTTACCTCTGTATTCTTGCAGTAGAAACTCTTCAGTTTCCGAACTTTTCCGGTCGATAAAGCCAACTTTTCTCATAACTATAAATTAAATTTTATACATGTAAGAATTAAAAGGAAAGTCTTAACTATAATATATAATACTTGATAATTGAAGTTAAATTTATGATTTTAAAAAATTGAGATGGGAAATATGAATAGAAAAAAGACTATACTTAAGATAGGTTTAATTTCAATAGGTCTAATCTTGCTTTTAGTTTCATCGATAGCATTGGCAGCTATTGAGAGTGATACAGGAAACGCCATTATAAAAGACGATTATGCTTCATCTTCAGCGTTGGCAACTACTGAGGAAAGCGCTTCGTCCAAGGTCATTGAGACTAAAATAAGTAGTAGCGGATTAGCACACTCTCCTGACATCTATGGTAACAGAATAGTATGGACGGATTATCGCGGTGAAGAGTGCAACATTTACATGTACGATTTTTCTACTAAAAAAGAAAGTCAGATCTCCACCTCTGGAATGATACACGGCAGTCCTGCTATCTATGGTAACAAGATAGTATGGGGGGACTCAACCAACTATAGTAGTATTCACATATATGATATATCTACCCAGAAAGATACTGAGATTCCAGGAAATACTGAAAAACCTGCTATCTACGGTGATAAAGTAGTCTACGATGACTACTATAATATCTACATATACAATCTTTCTACTTCCCAGAAAACTCAGGTAACCCCCAGCGGACCAGTATACTATCCTGCTATTTATGGTAACATTATAGTATGGCAAGGCGATAGCGGTGCAGGAAACTGGAATATCTACATGTATGATCTATCTACTAAAAAGGAAACGCAGATAACCACCAGTGGATCAGCAGAGGGCTCTACTATCTATGGTAACAGGATAGTATACGCCGATACTCGGAATGGAAACACTGATATCTACATGTATAATGTCTCCACTAAAAAGGAAACTCAGATAACCAGCAGTCCAGACGTTCAGGCATTTCCTGCTATCTATGGTGACAGGATAGTGTGGGAGGATGATGGCGGGAAGGATGATGGTGGAACAAATCATGGTATCTACATGTATGATATTTCCACTAATCAGAAAATGAAAATCAGCGCCAAAGGATCAGCCTACTCTCCTGCTATCTACGGTAACAGCATAGTATGGCAATATAATAATGAGAAATGGAAATCTGACATTTACATGGCTACTGTTGGAGTACCACAACCAAAATCACCTGTTGCCGCATTCTCTGCGTCTCAAACTTCAGGATATGCTCCACTGAAAGTAAAATTTACTGACAAAAGTGCCAATAGTCCAACTTCATGGAAGTGGAGTTTTGGAGATGGAAAAACTTCAACAGTCAAGAGTCCTGCATATACCTACACTAAAGCCGGAAAATATACTGTCAGCTTAACAGTAAAGAATGTGGCTGGAACAAGTACGAAAACAGTAAAGAATTATATTGTCGTAAACACGTTGAAATCCCCAGTTGCTGCATTTTCAGCTTCTCCACGTTCAGGAAAAGCTCCACTTAAAGTTCAGTTTACTGACAAGAGCTCCAACAACCCCACTTCCTGGAAATGGAGCTTTGGAGACAAAACGTATTCAACAGCCAAAAACCCTGTACATACATATAGTAAAGCCGGAAAATATACTGTCAGTTTAACAGTAAAGAATGCAAAAGGAAGTAACACTAAAACAATATCTGGATATATTGTAATAGCCAAAAAATGAGCAGTCTAAATAAGGGACATTAAAAGAGGTCAAACTTAAAGAGGAGTGGGGACTAAATTAAAAGTACTACAGACTATATTCTGAGTAAAACACCACTAACCATATTTAGAGGAGTAAAAGATACTTTCCCGGAGCAGTAATGTTTATTTCAACGTAGAGCAGATTTACTTTTATGGGTATATCGGGGAAAACACACCTTAGGGGAGCCAATCTTATAGGAGCTGAACTTCAAGGAGCGGACTTTCAAGAGGCTGACCTTGTAAAAACTAACCTTGAAGGAGCTGACCTTCGAGGAGCTAACCTTAAAAAGGCTGATCTTCGAGGAGCCAACCTTTCAGATACTCATCTTCTTGAAGGTAAAGGAGCTAATCTTCAGGAAGCTAACCTCCAAGAAGCTAATCTACAGGGAGCTAGCCTTGTAAAAACTAATCTTGAACAGGCTAACCTTGAAAGAGCTAACTTTCAACTGGCTAACCTTCATCTGGCGAACCTTAAAGGAGCTAACCTTAAAAAGGCTAACTTTCAGGTGGCTAATCTTGAGGGAGCTAATCTGCAGGGAACTAATCTTGAGGAGGCTGACCTGTATGGAGCTGGCCTTCAAGAGGCAAACCTTCAAGAAGCTAACCTTAGAGGCGCTAACCTCTATGGAGCAGACCTTCACAAAGCCCATCTTCTGAAAACTGATCTTGAGGAAGCAAACCTTGAAAGAGCTAACCTTACAGGAGCTCGTGATTTATCTATTGAGCAAGCTTCTAAAGTGAAAACACTTTATAACGCAAAATTAGACGAGGAGATTCTGGTTCCATTAAAAGAGAAATATCCTTCCCTATTTGAAAAAACCTGATGATTGACCGAATATTACCAGAACTTCCATTATAAGTTTTTAGTATTACGGTTCCGAAGTTTTGCATAAAACTTGATTTTTTAATAGATCAGCAGATCACAGATATTTTCCAAGAAATAAGGAATTGATTTTGGAATCAAAGCACTAGTATTACGATCTTCCAATAGAGTTTATATATATCCAGCCTAAGAATAATACTTTTTGACGTTTCAATCCTTTACAGAATCTAAGTGAATTGTATTCAAATTGTTAGACAACTACAATATTTATAGTAAGATTATAAAAGAAAAGAATAAGTATCATAATGCAACCTCAAATGGATAAACCTCTTCCCATTTATCACCCATAATCGAACTAATGCTTCCTTCTTCTATTATCATCTGCATTGTATCTCCCTCTAATCTAATTGTTATGAGGTTTCCACTTTCATAATAATCACATTTAACTGGAGACGAATCTCCATAGTGTAAAATGGCAGTACCACAGTCATACAAAACAAGATAACTTTCTCCTGATTTGAATTTTCGTTTCACGCGGAGATCTCCCGATAATTTCTTCTGGAATACTTTATGAACTTTTTTACAATTTAATACATTAATTCTTTATTAATTTTTTGGTTTAGTTGCTTTTAGTCCCTCCTTATTCGGGTATGAATTTTCACTGACGATTGAGCTTAATCTGATTATAAGCAACAGATTTTAGCAGGAATAACCTTACAAGTACTCAAAATGAATACAATGGTAATACGATAGTAATACATGATAATACAATATAGTACAATGATATTATAATGATAATATAATATAGTACAATGATATTACGATGATAGTACAATGATAATATAATGGTAAATCTGTTTAAATCATCCTTGAAAAAGAGCTTAAATGTGGCTTTAAGTTGTACAATCAGAAGTAAAATCTGACCTTAAAGCAAGAATCGAAGTACTAAAAAAGGAAGTTTGTAAAGGCTCTAAATCCAAAAGTAGAGACAATAAAGTCAAAAAAGAAAATAGGCCCTTTAAGATTAAAACTCAGGTCCTCAACCGTGTAAAGGCTTGAGCATAAACAACGAAAAAACCGTTATTGGCTAGCCAAATAACGTAATCTTTTCTTACTCATTAAAAGGGGAACCAAGTCACTAGAAAATTGTTTCATAAAATGAAAAATTATAATAAGACATGGATAATTAATGTGCCTTACGAGTTTTTGACAATATAAGTCCTGCAATAACCAGGATTAAAATACAGAGATAACTCATGTTAGACCCTACAGACGGTAAATTATTATTTGAAGATTTACTCGGGAATGATACATTAACAGCTTCACATACGGAACCGTAAGTTTGAGACTGCGCAGTGATTCTCACAGTGTATGTTTTTCCAGAATAGTTAGTAACTATAAAAGAGTCAGTTACCACTCCTATAGGGTTACTTACGTTGTCATTAGTACCTGGAATTCCACATGGCACAAATGTTTTTCCACGACCCATAGTGCCCAATACAAAAGTCAGATTGCTGGACTGTGATGAAGAATCATAATAACTTGCATTAATATACGCTGCAGTATTGTTTATCTGTTTAGAAGTACAGTTTGCACTGATCACAGTCTTCACAACAGGTATTGCAGATGTGGTATTTGCAGGCGTTACAGATGTGGTATTTGCAGGTGTTACAGATAGGGTACCTGCAGGTATTTTAATAGTGTACTGGTCCAGATCAGGCGTCAATTTGTGAGTGTACTTTTGTCCATCTAAAGTTATTGTTACAATTTTATATGTGACACCTTGAGTCAAATGGAAATTTGCTCTACCTTCCTTATTCGTCCAGGCGCAAAAATTAGGTTTTTCATTAGCTGGGTCATTATTTGGTGTGTAAATCTGAACCTCACATCCATAAATCCTTTCATTTGAATTATTAGAAATATATAATTGTACATAGTGTGGTGCACAATAATCAGGTGCTTCCACCATTTTCAAGTTTATTTCCGTGTTTATGCCTGTCATGTTTACTGGCAATTCCGGATCGTTAAGGTAGCCTGTTGCTGAAGCAGTTAAACAGTACTTACCTTTTTCACTGTTCACAGTGAACTGGTAAAGTCCATCAACATCAGTAATTTGAATAGAATTCCACGTATTATTTGATAATGTAACTACAGCATTCTGAACAGGTTGGCCTGTTTTTGCGTCTGTTAAATATCCAAATATGCCGGAAGAAACTGTAGCCGATTTTTTGCCACTTACTGTGAACAAACTTACAGGACTGCTGTATACCCATGAATTATGAACGTCATCACGTGCACCGATTTTTATAGTAAATGCTCCATTGTGGTTTATTGGCACACTTGCAGATGTTTGAGAAGTGTTAAGGCTGTATATTAAGTGAGAAGAGTCGAACTTTGATGTACTGTTATATACGTTGATAGAATACCTGGTTGCATTCAAATATGCCCAGCTTATGCTTACATACCCGTTAACAGTTGAAATCGTACTGCCATCCGCTGGAAAAGTAACAGAAGGTTCTACAGAACCATTGTAAACAGGTAAATTTCTTGTACCGTTTTCTGCAACATACCCACAGTCTTTTGTACCCCTGGAGCATGAATAGGAGCTGGTTACAATATTATCAGTTGATTTAATATTCATGCCGTTAATTCCATTAAATTCGGGACTGTTATAGAATATATTGTTTGAAATAGTACCCCTGCCTGAACAAGCACCGTCAGCCTGGTCTTGATAAATTGTATTTAATTGAAGTGTTGAAAAGATATTATTATTAATCTTAAGGCCTGTTACATTACCTCCCATAACTTCTACGCCAGCATTACCGGAACCGGTATCGGTATAGAAAGTATTCTTGCAAATTTGAACGTTTTTCGTATTATGGATTTTAATGCAAGAATTTATAAAAGTACCCCAGCAATTATTAAATATTAAAATTCCATCACCTGCAGACCATGCATCAAAACTATCATGGCCAGGTTTACATACGGTATTATAAACCTGAACGCTGCTGGTATTTTTTTTACAGAAAATAAAGTCCCCCATACTATATTGCATTTTTAAGTCGTGAATAACTGCATTTGAACAGCCGGATAAAAGAACTCCTTTTTCATACTCCCTATACTTGTTTTTTGCTGCATGCATTTTACTTAAAGATCCCCAACCACCATCAATTAAGAAATTTGAAATTTCAATATCAGAAATGCCTTCACAGTTAATAATATTTTGAGTTGCAAAATTAGATTCGGGATTGTCACAATAGATTACTGTAGCACCAATCCCATTTCCGTTAAGAGTTACTCCTGATTTCATGATTATGGGTGAACTTATGTGAAACGTGGTCGATGCAAGCTGTACAGTGTCACCTGAATTCGCTGATTGTATGGCAGCGTTGATAACTTTCTGGTCGTCTGAGCCTGTAGGGCTAAAAGAAGTCCCTGGGCCGACATCGATAATTTCAGCTGAACAACTTGCTGAAGAAAAACATATAAACAAAAGTAGAGAAATATAAAAATTAGTAGGTTTAATACTTATCATATATCTTTCTATAGTATTACTCTTTTATATTTTTTACTTCCGCCGCCTTTTTATTATCAAAGTAAAAGGTAAATCACGAGTAACCAAAGAGATCATAATTTCCATTTTTGAATCATCTAACTTATTTTACAGTATTTACCGAATCTTCAACTAATGTGACTGTAAGATTTAATACTGTTTTTCTTTTTGTTTTTTATTACAATCTAAAAACTAGTATCAATCCAACGAGAAATCCAAACCCGTAAACAGATAGTTTGTTAAGAGGTTCATCTTGTATTTCCGTATAAATATCGTATATTCCAACCACAGAAATTATAATCCCAATTAGACCCAGTATAATTATGAGACGACTAATGAATGAATCTAGATCAAATAAAGAATTTGAATTATTTGATACATTGGTTGTGGCATTAGAAATAGTTGTTAGTACAAGAGTTAGGTAGTAAATTGGATCTAATGAAACTCCATATTTGATAGGAATTGCTATTGTAAATCCTAAACAAAAACCTTCGATGAATAACTTACGATACATACTAAAACTATGACATTAAACATATATTAAACATGATCAGTTCTTATACATATTTTCGTCTTATCTTTCGATCTACTCTTCCTTTGGATATAAATGATAATGTTTATTTGAGTTCACAGTCGATTAAGGATAATTTTATTTTTCAAGTAAAGGACATGGATTATGGCACTAAAAAAGGAAGCATATGAGAATGTAAGAGAACACAAACTATTGATATGGATTCTTATTGTTTTTGCTGTTGCTCTTGTGTTTATTGCCTTACTTCTTGGTTATTTAGTATTCACATATCCTGTAAATCAAGTATCTCAATATGGAATAACTAACGCAACAGAAAAAGCTAATTTAATTAATCAATATCGTACGACTTCAATTCAATTAATCTCTATTTTTGCTCAAATATTCGGTGGTATTGCCGTTTTGATTGGTATTTATTTTGCTTGGGGAAATCTTACAACTGCTAGGGAAGGTCAGATTACTGAACGCTTTACTCGAGCTGTAAATCAATTAGGAGCTATTGATCAATCAGGAAATCCGGCAATAGAGATTAGATTGGGTGGAATATATGCCCTTGAGAGAATTGCAGATAGATCTGGTAAGGACTACTGGCCAATTATGGAGATTTTAACAGCTTATATTAGGAAAAATTCACCCATAGAAAATTACAATATAAAAACTGAGGACATTAAAAATCAAGATAAAGTTTCTTTTGATATTCAAGCAATTCTTACTGTCATTAAAAGACGCAGATACTTCTTTAATTCTGGCGAGTCAGATTGTTTAGACCTGCATGAAACTTGTTTAAATGGGGCTAACCTTAAAGGGGCTCATCTTGAGAAGGTTAACCTTTACCGGGCTAACCTCAAAAAGGCTGATCTTGAAGGTGCCTATCTTCAAGAAGCTGATTTTCTAGCAGCCAAACTAAGGTCAGCTAATCTTAAAAAGGCTAATCTTTGTGGAGCTGATCTTGAGGAGGCTAATCTTTGTGGAGCTGATCTTGAAGGAGCACACCTTAAAGATGTTAACTCTTCTCCAGAGTTTCCCGGTCTAGATGCAATCGTATCAGTTGACCAGCTGTCTAAAGTAAAAACGCTTTATAACGCTGAATTAGATGATGAGCTAGAAAAAATATTAAGAGACAATCATCCTTATCTATTTTCTCCTACAGGAAAGCACCCTGAAGATTACTTCTGAAATAAAAGAGCAACTCTTATAAAAAACTAAGCTAAAACTTAAATTTCGACAAAATCGAAAAAAATAACAATCGTTAACCAGAAGTAAAATTTGATCTTGAAGCAAGAATTGAAGTATTGGGAAAAAGCTCAATACGCTTTTAGAATCCGAAATAAGACTCTAAAAAGTGGGCCCGCTGAGATTCGAACTCAGGACCTCCGCCGTGTACTGTTGCCTTATAAAAATATACCACATTTACTTACTTTTTCTCGACCAAATACCATCCTATTCCTGTATGTTCTGTAATGTTAAGTAAACAAGCGAATTTCATAAAAAAGGATTGATAAAATTATTATTGTCAACCTTTCACTGATCTATGTGTCAAAAACTAAATCGAAAAACAGATGTTACTATATCGAGTTATAATGTTAAATTTTATACTATTGTGGTTAGTGATAAATATGGAAGAGATAAAATGTAGAGAACAGTTTGTTCCTTTATTTCCATTCAATGAACAGAACAAATCTGTAGTTATTGCAAAAGATCAAGTATTGATTAAAGATAGTAATAAGATTGATTTATTTACCCTCAATGCAGAAATTCATCTTGATTTCCTTCCAAAACCTCGGATTCATATACATATTACCAACATAGATGAATTAGATTATGTTCATAGGGTAGAATTATTCGCACTTATTTGCACACCAGAGCTCTATTCATTAGAGCTAAAAAGCCACAAAAAAAATATTGAAGCATGGATAACAACTTCAAATCCTAAGGAATACTCATTGATTTTCTCCCCACCTTCTGAGCCAATAGTTGGACTTGGAGATGAGGATACCCAGATGCATTATGTTGTTTTTCATTTATTTAATTTCAAAAAAATATGTGCAAATAAAGGAAAATATTGTGAAGATGTTCACTTAGAAGCAGATAACTGGATCATAGAACTCAAGCCTTCGGGAAAATCTGAAATGAACTTTGAAAAATTAAAAAAAGAAGGTGGCTATTGTCTAACGCATATAGGTCATTTACGTAAAAAAGATAATACTCTCATTTCAGGTAAAGAAGCTGCACATATGCTTAGCATGCTATATTATTTTTTCTCTTTTGCAAAAGGAAACTGGTGTAATCCCGTATGTGCAGTAGGTGTTAACTCCTCAGATAGAGTATGGGAATCATGGTCATCTCCAAAAGAATCTTGTTCCTCTGCAAAAGGATCATGGTTTGATGAACATCATTCTGAGCAGTTAGAAAATATTTTTCCTGGTTTTATGAATCTTTGGGTTTCTGAAGACTGGAAGGAGACTTTTCAGAAGGTTATATACTGGTATATAATTTCTAACACTTCCAATATTGATGCTGGAGTAATCTTAACTCAGTCTGCACTTGAAAGGTTATACTCTGAGCATTTTAAAGCAAATTCATCAAGGAACATTAATGCCGCAAAGAAGTTGGAAGATCTTTTTTGTGATTTGAATATTCCTATAGACTTAACTGATAATACACCTAAGTTGAAAAAGCTAGCAGAAGATGTCAATGATCAAATAGATACAAAAAAACTAGACAAAAATACGAAATGGATTAATGCACCTATTGCTTTGACTAAAATGCGCAATTATTTGGTACATCCTAGAAACATATATGAGCCTTTAAAATTTGGTTCAGCCATCCATGACTCATGGAATCTGGGTCTGTGGTACCTTGAGCTTTCGTTGCTTAGAGAGTGTGGGTACTTAGAAGACTATCGTAATCGTTTAATTCCTAGATGGGTAGGAGAAGTCGAAAAAGTTCCATGGAAAAAATAATTTATAAATCTACCAAATAATTTCGAAACCTGTTTATAGATAAACGAAGATTTTTAGTAGCTCTGATGTGAGAGGAAATCTCCCAAAAACTCCATGTGATGAACTAAGAATATCTGTAGCCAGGAGGCTGATTACTCATACTTAGCCAGTGACTTGGTACTGGTTACTAGTTATTACCTATTTATGAGTTTCAGATATCATTGTAAAAAATATCGGAGGTATAATATGACAGACGATATGCATCATGTGGAAGTTATTCTCATCTGTATCACTGTTATTATAACTTTGTTACGTTGATTGAGGGGAAGAGGGACTCCACATCAGGGTTACATTTGCGTAAATAATAATGTTTACTTTAGTTCGCTATTGTTAACACGTGCTGTAAAGAATCGAGTATTTTGTCTTCTATTGCCTTCTCAAAATTTACCTCAATAATATTGTACACGCTTTAAGGTAAAATTTCAGATATTGCTCATAGTTTGTTTGGTCAGCTTTTATTACTACGTTTTCTCCAAGCGGAGGGAATGAAAAGATGAGCTCTCCATTAATCCAATCTAATTCTATTGAATTTAAATCCCTTCCTTCGTCATCCTCATAGATTATGCTTAAATAAGTAATTGCCTGAAACAGATATTTATTTGTGTAATTTATGAAAAGTATAGCTACATCTAATGCATCTTCAACCTCTTCTTCGCTTGGATTCTTATACTCATGTTCTAAAAGATTTCTTTTTCTGTTGATTTTGGTCAAAATTCGGGGTGAAATCACTCCTATATTATTTAAGAATTCAATCTTTTTGGGGAAATTCAACTTTTTCAATCTTTCAGATAAACCAAATCCAATTAATAGGGAATCTAATTGGGAATCAATAGCTCTTTTAGTATTAGATAATGAATTCACTAAGTGATGGTCATATTTAGCTGTCAAATCATACTCAGCATATGTAAGAAAATCTTCTGGGGATATTTCAAAATTTGTTTCGATATTATCATAAGAGCAATGCTCAAATTCACCCATTTCAAAAACATGATTAAGAGATTCTAAACTAAATTCTCTCACGTACATCACCCTTGATAATCAATCAATAAGAGCCTAGGAAAAGTCAATTATATGTTGTAAACATTACAACAGAATATAAACCATTCTATTCAATTGCCCATGTGCTCTGAATTTCACCTTGCTTGAATTTTTCGTTTTTTAGTATCTTTTTTTATTTTCGGAGTTCTGGATTCTAGTCAGAACAGAAAAAGTATACTTATCTTTTCTGAAAGCAATTTAACTTAGCCTGTTTATCTCTTCAATTGAAGTTTAAATATTGAATGCTTGCCTACATATGTTTTCATTTTGTTTTTTATCTGCCCCTTATTTTAATATAAATGACAATGTTTATTTTAGTTCACAACTGATAACTTATACGCAATTTCCCTTGATGAAAATTTGATGGTAAGATTAGTGTGCAACCAGAAGCAAAATCTGACATCGAAGCAAGAATTGAAGCATTAGAAAAGGAAGTTTATAAAACCTCTAAATCAGAAAAAGAAAGTGGACCCGCTGAGATTTGAACTCAAAACCTCAGCCGTGTAAAGTCCATTTAGATCTGATGAAGAAAACAAGACTATTATGCCGAATCTACGTCAGATAGAAATACTCGATCTCGAATCCTTTTAGAAATATAAGCTTAAATCACTTCTTTTTGAAATTAATTGTCATTTTTTTAGCTTTTAAGAACAAAATAAGTTTTAAGGGATCTCAATGCAAGTTTCTAATACATCTGACGCATTAATATATTTATGAAACCCTTCCAGCTGACTGCCGCAATCTTCTGCCTGACCCTAATACTCATTGCAACCGGATGTACAGATCAAAAAGAGACTCCGATTGAAACAGCTTCGGAACAAACAACTCCTACAACTACTCAAGATACCGTTACTATATCAGGCCAGAATCTTACCGTGCATTTCCTGGATGTTGGTCAGGGAGACTCAATGCTCCTAGAGATTGATGGAAAATCCATGTTAGTTGACGCAGGAGAAAGTGATCAGGGAAAAGTTGTCACAGCTTACTTGCAGGACCAGGGAATTTCAACACTGGATTATGTAGTTGCAACCCATCCGCATTCTGATCATATCGGAGGGATGAACGAGATCCTTAACAACTTCCAGGTAGAGCATTTTGTTGACAGCGGATACCCTCATACCTCTAAGACTTACGAGAATATGCTGAAGACTATTGATCAGAAAAATATTCCCTTCCAGGTAGCTCAAGCTGGTCAAAAAATCGAGTTTGATCCTGCTGTTGATATTGAGGTCTTAAATCCTGCAAAGACATATTCTGAAGATTTGAACGAAAACTCAGTAGTCCTCAAGGTAACTTACGGAACCACTTCATTCTTGCTCATGGGTGATGCAGGCCTTGAAACAGAAGAACATATCATGAAAGCTGGATATAATGTGGATTCTGACATATTAAAAGTCGGACATCACGCCAGCAGATCTGGCAGTGGAGCATCGTTCATTTCAGCTGTAAGTCCTGAAGTAAGTGTTATCGAAGTTGGAGCAGGAAACGACTATGAACATCCTCATGCTGAGATTCTTGAAAGACTACAGAAAGCTTCAAAAGTCTACAGAACAGACTTGGATGGAACAATTACTGTTACAACCGATGGATCTACTTATACCATAACAACTGAAAAAACCGGGACCATTTCCAGTAGAAATGGAGCCTACACTTCTACAGATTCAACAAGTGAAGAGTCGGAAACTCCAGGTTCTGCAAAATCGACTGTTTATGTGAGCGACCTGAATCTTCAAGATGAATGGGTTCGGATATCAAACACAGGGTCTTCTCCAGTTTCTTTGAACGGCTGGAAAATTGAAGATGAAGGCAGTAAACATATCTATACGTTTCAGTCTTACACCCTGAATGCAGGAACCACAGTAATTATATTTACTGGAAAGGGCACAAACTCAGCTACTGAGCTTTACTGGCAATTAAACGACCCTATATGGAATAACAATGGTGACACAGCATATCTCTACGACAATAGTGGAAAGCTGATCTCAAAACTGGAGAGCTGAAGATGGAAAATTTCAAAGTTACTCTTGACCGTATAGAAGAAGGTAATGCAGTGCTGCTTATAAGGGATGACGAGTCAATAAAAATTGACATCCCTCTCTTTTTGTTGCCTGCATGCAGCAAGGAAGGTGATGTTCTGGATATTACCATCACCAAAGATGTGCAAGAGACAGAGAATGCGAAGGAAAGAGTATCAAACCTGCTTGAGAAGCTTAAGAATAAGAATCGAGGATGATAGTTGTATTTCTATCTCTGAATTTGTTAAAATTACCGAGGATGAAGA belongs to Methanosarcina barkeri 3 and includes:
- a CDS encoding MBL fold metallo-hydrolase translates to MKPFQLTAAIFCLTLILIATGCTDQKETPIETASEQTTPTTTQDTVTISGQNLTVHFLDVGQGDSMLLEIDGKSMLVDAGESDQGKVVTAYLQDQGISTLDYVVATHPHSDHIGGMNEILNNFQVEHFVDSGYPHTSKTYENMLKTIDQKNIPFQVAQAGQKIEFDPAVDIEVLNPAKTYSEDLNENSVVLKVTYGTTSFLLMGDAGLETEEHIMKAGYNVDSDILKVGHHASRSGSGASFISAVSPEVSVIEVGAGNDYEHPHAEILERLQKASKVYRTDLDGTITVTTDGSTYTITTEKTGTISSRNGAYTSTDSTSEESETPGSAKSTVYVSDLNLQDEWVRISNTGSSPVSLNGWKIEDEGSKHIYTFQSYTLNAGTTVIIFTGKGTNSATELYWQLNDPIWNNNGDTAYLYDNSGKLISKLES
- a CDS encoding pentapeptide repeat-containing protein → MALKKEAYENVREHKLLIWILIVFAVALVFIALLLGYLVFTYPVNQVSQYGITNATEKANLINQYRTTSIQLISIFAQIFGGIAVLIGIYFAWGNLTTAREGQITERFTRAVNQLGAIDQSGNPAIEIRLGGIYALERIADRSGKDYWPIMEILTAYIRKNSPIENYNIKTEDIKNQDKVSFDIQAILTVIKRRRYFFNSGESDCLDLHETCLNGANLKGAHLEKVNLYRANLKKADLEGAYLQEADFLAAKLRSANLKKANLCGADLEEANLCGADLEGAHLKDVNSSPEFPGLDAIVSVDQLSKVKTLYNAELDDELEKILRDNHPYLFSPTGKHPEDYF
- a CDS encoding PKD domain-containing protein, with the protein product MNRKKTILKIGLISIGLILLLVSSIALAAIESDTGNAIIKDDYASSSALATTEESASSKVIETKISSSGLAHSPDIYGNRIVWTDYRGEECNIYMYDFSTKKESQISTSGMIHGSPAIYGNKIVWGDSTNYSSIHIYDISTQKDTEIPGNTEKPAIYGDKVVYDDYYNIYIYNLSTSQKTQVTPSGPVYYPAIYGNIIVWQGDSGAGNWNIYMYDLSTKKETQITTSGSAEGSTIYGNRIVYADTRNGNTDIYMYNVSTKKETQITSSPDVQAFPAIYGDRIVWEDDGGKDDGGTNHGIYMYDISTNQKMKISAKGSAYSPAIYGNSIVWQYNNEKWKSDIYMATVGVPQPKSPVAAFSASQTSGYAPLKVKFTDKSANSPTSWKWSFGDGKTSTVKSPAYTYTKAGKYTVSLTVKNVAGTSTKTVKNYIVVNTLKSPVAAFSASPRSGKAPLKVQFTDKSSNNPTSWKWSFGDKTYSTAKNPVHTYSKAGKYTVSLTVKNAKGSNTKTISGYIVIAKK
- a CDS encoding pentapeptide repeat-containing protein; protein product: MGISGKTHLRGANLIGAELQGADFQEADLVKTNLEGADLRGANLKKADLRGANLSDTHLLEGKGANLQEANLQEANLQGASLVKTNLEQANLERANFQLANLHLANLKGANLKKANFQVANLEGANLQGTNLEEADLYGAGLQEANLQEANLRGANLYGADLHKAHLLKTDLEEANLERANLTGARDLSIEQASKVKTLYNAKLDEEILVPLKEKYPSLFEKT
- a CDS encoding carboxypeptidase-like regulatory domain-containing protein: MKSGVTLNGNGIGATVIYCDNPESNFATQNIINCEGISDIEISNFLIDGGWGSLSKMHAAKNKYREYEKGVLLSGCSNAVIHDLKMQYSMGDFIFCKKNTSSVQVYNTVCKPGHDSFDAWSAGDGILIFNNCWGTFINSCIKIHNTKNVQICKNTFYTDTGSGNAGVEVMGGNVTGLKINNNIFSTLQLNTIYQDQADGACSGRGTISNNIFYNSPEFNGINGMNIKSTDNIVTSSYSCSRGTKDCGYVAENGTRNLPVYNGSVEPSVTFPADGSTISTVNGYVSISWAYLNATRYSINVYNSTSKFDSSHLIYSLNTSQTSASVPINHNGAFTIKIGARDDVHNSWVYSSPVSLFTVSGKKSATVSSGIFGYLTDAKTGQPVQNAVVTLSNNTWNSIQITDVDGLYQFTVNSEKGKYCLTASATGYLNDPELPVNMTGINTEINLKMVEAPDYCAPHYVQLYISNNSNERIYGCEVQIYTPNNDPANEKPNFCAWTNKEGRANFHLTQGVTYKIVTITLDGQKYTHKLTPDLDQYTIKIPAGTLSVTPANTTSVTPANTTSAIPVVKTVISANCTSKQINNTAAYINASYYDSSSQSSNLTFVLGTMGRGKTFVPCGIPGTNDNVSNPIGVVTDSFIVTNYSGKTYTVRITAQSQTYGSVCEAVNVSFPSKSSNNNLPSVGSNMSYLCILILVIAGLILSKTRKAH